In Microvenator marinus, one genomic interval encodes:
- a CDS encoding ATP-binding protein — translation MLHAIGIGAALAITSRLLTREVRIPEHARVHIEDLRESLEELSDMTSGFSPTNPGSWFGMGARLLDRTLENRTWETEFQWCLDHGFEVSESRQFRLWNELIWNLPRELAYKFQKSQLVRIVLPNGASFICSGDRQPLEDTSFGTVYLPADSVALKRVFEGVRAYFWGKETALLLDVVDNRESISPVDLSDSPYLGNSSLIEELDHFRAQGLRRNILFQGKPGTGKSTLCREAARRLSSRTLILTSEYLSNVAASEWKMLLQMLDPEMVIVDDIDRISYNLESKLSLFEEGHCDVPYILMTSNDHETLPQALRRPGRIDMIFKLDDPEPWVLDEVIRGLAEREGVEIPAEHLEHLRKIAQETSTAHVVEVFRRAKVQGWGYELNGDITYTDGFRPQKPKDHGKPYVGMPVPDWFKSGKPLAVFKEYFSEIPEEIVTEITMDWVDQLTR, via the coding sequence ATGTTGCACGCAATAGGAATTGGAGCCGCACTCGCCATTACAAGCCGCCTGCTTACTCGCGAAGTACGCATCCCTGAACATGCCCGGGTACACATTGAGGATTTAAGAGAGTCGCTAGAGGAACTCTCGGATATGACCTCAGGATTTAGTCCCACGAATCCCGGGTCTTGGTTTGGAATGGGTGCTCGCCTCCTCGACAGAACTTTGGAAAACCGCACCTGGGAAACCGAATTCCAATGGTGCCTCGACCACGGATTTGAGGTCTCTGAATCGCGGCAATTCCGACTCTGGAACGAACTCATCTGGAATCTACCCCGTGAGCTCGCGTACAAATTCCAGAAGTCCCAGCTTGTGCGAATTGTATTGCCAAACGGGGCATCATTCATCTGCTCGGGAGATCGCCAGCCCTTGGAAGATACGAGCTTTGGAACCGTCTACCTCCCAGCTGATTCGGTAGCACTCAAGAGAGTGTTTGAGGGAGTGCGAGCGTACTTCTGGGGCAAAGAAACCGCCCTACTTCTAGACGTCGTTGATAACCGCGAGTCCATAAGTCCCGTCGACCTCAGCGACTCTCCCTACCTTGGTAACTCGTCTTTGATTGAGGAACTCGACCACTTTCGAGCTCAGGGCTTGAGACGCAACATCCTCTTCCAAGGAAAACCTGGCACCGGAAAGTCTACCCTCTGCCGCGAAGCTGCGCGCCGCCTTTCGTCCAGAACATTGATCCTGACCTCCGAATACCTCAGCAATGTTGCGGCGAGCGAGTGGAAGATGCTCTTGCAGATGCTCGACCCCGAGATGGTGATCGTGGATGATATCGATCGGATTTCCTACAATCTCGAATCCAAGCTCTCTCTCTTTGAAGAAGGCCATTGTGATGTCCCATACATCCTCATGACATCGAATGATCACGAAACCCTTCCTCAAGCTCTGCGCCGGCCCGGGCGCATCGATATGATTTTCAAACTCGACGATCCAGAACCCTGGGTTCTGGACGAAGTCATCCGAGGACTAGCCGAACGAGAGGGTGTTGAGATTCCCGCTGAACACCTCGAGCACCTCAGGAAAATCGCTCAAGAAACGAGCACCGCCCATGTCGTCGAAGTTTTCAGACGCGCCAAAGTGCAAGGCTGGGGCTACGAGCTCAACGGAGACATCACGTACACCGACGGCTTCCGTCCTCAAAAACCAAAAGATCACGGCAAACCCTACGTGGGCATGCCTGTCCCGGATTGGTTTAAGAGCGGCAAGCCCCTCGCAGTCTTCAAAGAATACTTTAGCGAGATACCGGAGGAGATTGTCACTGAAATCACCATGGACTGGGTCGACCAGCTAACGAGATGA
- a CDS encoding protein adenylyltransferase SelO: protein MQELLEKIDFSFTSRLNAAPDSAPDGRDHQPREVTSGHFVPVAPTPIAAPEYVSHSHSLFQELGLNDELAQDPQFRAIFSGDLSEAPDPFKPTGWATGYALSIYGTEYTQQCPFRTGNGYGDGRAISVAEVVHNGKRWELQLKGGGPTPYCRGGDGRAVLRSSIREFLAQEFMHALGVPTSRSLALYASTAESVMRPWYTEGSKSFEPDIMKPHRVAISTRVASSFLRVGQLELFARRARSNAHPQAQEELRMIVAHAIEREYADDIDQGLPFVEQVLELAKHFRQRLTALVANWIRVGYCQGNFNSDNCAVGGFTLDYGPFGFCETFDPWFQPWTGGGQHYSFLNQPAAAEKNYQSFCSALRPLLQSDEHLAKLDQIQQLFAADMQRELSQMWANKLGLDRFDADLFSSLINLMQKSKADYTMFFSALSEIPESIEPLEESFQLQSAQNTEDCRSWLEQWRARIKEESQDAGALKSKMSRVNPKYTWREWLVAPAYEMAERGDYSRVRELQALFQDPYVEQTSELAHLSSQKRPAEYNRLGGVSHYSCSS, encoded by the coding sequence ATGCAAGAGCTATTGGAAAAGATCGATTTCTCGTTTACCTCGCGACTCAACGCGGCCCCAGATTCAGCGCCCGATGGTCGTGACCACCAACCACGCGAAGTAACGTCGGGGCATTTTGTACCTGTGGCACCCACTCCTATCGCCGCACCAGAGTATGTGAGCCACAGCCATAGCCTCTTCCAAGAGCTCGGGTTAAACGACGAGCTAGCTCAGGATCCGCAGTTCCGGGCCATCTTCTCGGGAGACCTCTCAGAGGCGCCTGACCCGTTTAAGCCCACCGGCTGGGCCACCGGCTACGCGCTCTCCATCTACGGAACCGAATACACGCAGCAATGCCCCTTCCGGACTGGCAACGGCTACGGAGACGGACGCGCGATTTCTGTGGCCGAGGTCGTCCACAATGGCAAGCGATGGGAACTTCAGCTCAAGGGCGGCGGACCCACGCCCTATTGCCGTGGCGGTGATGGCCGCGCGGTCCTACGCTCGAGCATCCGCGAGTTCTTGGCTCAAGAGTTCATGCACGCGCTTGGGGTCCCGACATCCCGGTCCCTTGCGCTCTACGCCTCTACCGCCGAGTCGGTGATGCGCCCGTGGTACACCGAAGGCTCAAAGTCATTCGAACCCGACATCATGAAACCTCACCGAGTTGCAATCTCGACCCGCGTGGCATCCTCCTTTTTGCGCGTGGGCCAGCTCGAATTGTTTGCCCGGCGCGCGCGGAGCAACGCGCATCCTCAAGCCCAAGAAGAGTTGCGAATGATAGTGGCCCATGCCATCGAGCGCGAATATGCCGATGATATCGACCAAGGGCTCCCGTTTGTTGAGCAGGTTTTGGAACTCGCAAAGCACTTCCGCCAACGCCTCACGGCATTGGTCGCAAACTGGATTCGTGTTGGGTATTGTCAGGGAAACTTCAACAGCGACAACTGCGCGGTTGGAGGGTTCACGCTCGACTACGGCCCGTTTGGCTTTTGCGAAACGTTTGACCCATGGTTTCAGCCATGGACCGGCGGAGGGCAACACTATTCGTTCCTCAATCAGCCGGCAGCTGCCGAAAAGAACTACCAGTCGTTCTGTAGCGCGCTAAGGCCCCTGCTTCAAAGCGATGAACACCTGGCAAAACTGGACCAGATTCAGCAACTCTTTGCCGCCGATATGCAACGCGAACTCAGCCAGATGTGGGCCAACAAATTGGGCTTAGATCGGTTCGATGCCGACCTTTTTTCGAGCCTGATCAATTTGATGCAAAAGTCCAAGGCCGACTACACCATGTTCTTTAGTGCGCTCTCGGAGATCCCCGAAAGCATCGAGCCTTTGGAAGAGAGTTTTCAGCTGCAATCCGCCCAGAATACCGAGGACTGCAGGTCTTGGCTTGAGCAATGGCGGGCAAGGATCAAGGAAGAATCTCAAGATGCGGGCGCACTCAAATCGAAAATGAGCCGCGTCAATCCAAAGTATACGTGGCGAGAATGGCTGGTGGCTCCGGCGTACGAAATGGCAGAGCGTGGTGACTACTCCCGAGTCAGGGAACTTCAAGCCCTTTTCCAAGACCCCTACGTCGAACAAACGAGCGAGTTGGCCCACTTAAGTTCTCAAAAACGTCCAGCGGAATACAACCGCTTGGGTGGCGTTTCTCATTATAGCTGCTCATCGTGA
- the arr gene encoding NAD(+)--rifampin ADP-ribosyltransferase: MKDQESLCFYGTRVDLSPGEEIRPDGGELFCTRELDAAIWAAELADGEGLPRVFRVAPKGSLVDLSESPDFQRPPHPSMTLRTTEPLVVLGEVTSWNFYHGTKADLRPGDLIAPGFAANHGPTARLANYVYFTKTLDASIWGAELAVGEGPGRIYIVEPIGEYEDDPNLTNMKFKGNPTKSFRSKDALRVVAEVAEWTGHDASVVQLMKEGLQRLAEAGVEPED; encoded by the coding sequence ATGAAAGACCAAGAATCTTTGTGTTTTTACGGGACGCGAGTTGACCTTTCTCCGGGGGAAGAGATTCGTCCTGATGGAGGCGAACTATTTTGTACGCGAGAGCTGGATGCCGCGATTTGGGCGGCCGAGCTTGCCGACGGTGAAGGGCTTCCACGCGTGTTTCGGGTGGCTCCGAAGGGGAGTTTAGTGGACTTATCCGAGTCGCCGGATTTTCAGCGCCCTCCACATCCGTCAATGACTTTGCGCACGACCGAGCCACTAGTGGTGCTCGGAGAAGTTACGTCCTGGAACTTCTACCACGGGACCAAGGCGGATTTGCGGCCTGGAGACTTGATTGCGCCGGGCTTTGCGGCCAACCATGGCCCCACGGCACGGTTGGCAAACTACGTCTATTTTACCAAAACCCTGGACGCATCCATTTGGGGAGCCGAGCTGGCGGTAGGTGAGGGTCCTGGACGCATCTATATCGTTGAACCCATCGGTGAATACGAGGATGATCCGAACCTCACGAATATGAAGTTTAAGGGAAATCCAACCAAGTCATTCCGGTCCAAGGATGCCCTGCGCGTGGTGGCCGAGGTAGCTGAATGGACGGGCCACGACGCCTCCGTAGTTCAGTTGATGAAAGAAGGGCTTCAACGCCTCGCAGAAGCAGGTGTGGAGCCTGAAGATTGA
- a CDS encoding OmpA family protein, whose product MHVPSISILVLSVGISLVSCKADEKEAAPASHARLEAVPASATPPRPAVDESEEVKIDAHCEMISRDPEMLGRVRVDEGQVLVESPSLFEDGTAKIPVGAYGLLNEVSYQICKTPEIRLLEIGVHTSTRGSSAFNERLSQDRADALMEYLSDFIEPSRLQAKGYGESEGVSEGFYEFRIVQ is encoded by the coding sequence ATGCATGTCCCATCAATTTCAATTCTGGTTTTATCTGTTGGGATTTCTCTCGTGAGCTGCAAGGCTGATGAGAAGGAAGCCGCGCCGGCGAGTCACGCTAGGTTAGAAGCTGTGCCGGCTAGCGCTACGCCTCCTCGTCCGGCGGTCGACGAGAGTGAGGAAGTTAAGATTGACGCGCATTGCGAGATGATCTCTCGTGACCCTGAAATGTTGGGGCGAGTACGTGTAGACGAGGGCCAAGTCCTCGTGGAAAGTCCGTCTCTTTTTGAGGATGGGACTGCTAAGATTCCCGTGGGTGCTTACGGACTGCTCAACGAGGTGTCGTATCAGATTTGCAAGACTCCTGAGATACGTCTCTTGGAGATTGGAGTTCATACGAGCACTCGGGGCTCCAGCGCGTTCAATGAGCGTCTAAGTCAAGATCGTGCTGACGCGCTGATGGAGTATCTTTCAGATTTCATCGAACCTAGTCGGCTTCAGGCCAAAGGATACGGCGAGTCAGAAGGGGTATCCGAGGGTTTCTATGAGTTTCGAATTGTTCAATAG